One Cryptomeria japonica chromosome 9, Sugi_1.0, whole genome shotgun sequence genomic window carries:
- the LOC131072799 gene encoding uncharacterized protein LOC131072799 isoform X3, with translation MPKKDEAWKYTEDFIGRQKNQTKCFFCKEINFGGINRFKYHIAGIPGHDIEVCKLQTPEAKRFCYVQLETHEQEKLTKKRQLEELSAIGSHAPTSASASASASASVSTSVGCVGEGSSMPPFHPSASASASASTSTPPGGTITFGPRVRKSRLDSYFVPRSTPGAQPSLEGMGWNKEVHDAARKQICKFWYFCNIPFIAARSPYWQGMVDSITICGAGFKAPTDAELSGPLLLQMVEDMKVELEDHRQSWSQKGCTIMIDGWTDRRNRTLLNFLVSCGGSTMFLKSIDASSHVKNATYLCEAIEEVIQEVGEENVVQVVTDNAASYVAAGKLLMERHPKIFWSPCAAHCLDLMLEDIGKLEWVKSIVERAKNISKFIYNHALVLSIMRQYTGQKELARLGITRFASNFLTLKSLIKSKAALRRMFVGEEWTSSSYATTTAGIDVVNCIFDEPGFWSPCGETVQVTEPLVVLLRVVDGEKPSMGYIYEGMDRAKEAIRSIYARDEDKYGPIWEIIDRRWQNQLHRPIHAAAYYLNPAFRFRDDFKVDEEFLSGLYTVVQKLCTDGTASSTTLQLDKYNNREGAIFSSSMCIEARTQLQPDRWWQMFGPSTPNLQKIAIRILSQPCSASGCERNLSMFEHIHSKRRNRLSVERLNDLVFVHYNLRLRTRQILDTDSSPITLAEIDPESEWITESTDPVFTEEDHEWVDQADREAEAVAMAEEEDRARSDTGTSRVETMASQSSKTYLRRICRRQTGYSEAEDELEPEP, from the exons atgcCTAAAAAGGATGAGGCTTGGAAATATACTGAAGACTTTATTGgcagacaaaaaaatcaaacaaaatgttttttttgtaaagaaattaattttggtggcatcaatagatttaaataccatattgctggCATACCTGGCCATGATATTGAGGTATGCAAATTACAAACTCCTGAGGCAAAACGTTTCTGTTATGTCCAATTAGAAACACATGAACAAGAGAAGTTAACTAAGAAGAGGCAATTGGAAGAGTTAAGTGCTATTGGCTCCCATGCACCCACATCCGCATCTGCATCCGCATCCGCATCCGCATCCGTATCCACATCCGTAGGctgtgttggagagggttcttccatgcctccctttcaccctagtgcttctgctagtgctagtgcttctacttctactcctCCTGGTGGCACTATTACCTTTGGCCCTAGAGTTCGGAAATCCAGGTTGGATAGTTATTTTGTGCCGCGTAGTACTCCTGGGGCACAACcctcgcttgagggcatgggttggaacaaggaggttcatgatgctgcaagaaaacaaatttgcaagttttggtacttttgcaacattccatttattgcagccag gtctccttattggcaaggcatggTAGATTCCATAACCATTTGTGGTGCGGGGTTTAAAGCCCCTACCGATGCTGAGTTAAGTGGCCCCCTCTTGTTACAAATGGTTGAGGATATGAAAGTTGAGCTAGAGGACCACCGACAGTCTTGGAGCcaaaagggttgcaccatcatgatagatggttggacggataggaggaatagaacactcctaaattttcttgtttcctgcggag gatccaccatgttcttgaaatctattgatgcttcctcacatgtgaaaaatgccacatacttatgtgaggcaattgaggaagtcatacaagaggtgggggaagaaaatgtggtgcaggtggtgacagataatgcagcaagttatgttgctgcag gtaaacttttgatggagaggcacccgaaAATTTTTTGGTCTCCTTGtgcggcccattgccttgacctcatgttggaggatattggtaagcttgaatgggtgaaatcaatagttgaaagggccaaaaatatcagcaagtttatctacaatcatgcattggtccttagcattatgaggcaatacacggggcAAAAGGAGTTGGCTCGTCTTGGTATCACGAGGTTTGCCTCAAACTTCCTCACACTGAAATCCTTGATAAAATCAAAGGCGGCTTTGAGgcgtatgtttgttggtgaggagtggacttcctcatcctatgctacgaccactgcagggatagatgtggtaaattgcatttttgatgagccaggTTTTTGGAGCCCCTGTGGAGAAACCGTGCAg gtcactgagcccctcgtagttctcctacgagttgttgatggggagaagccctctatgggctatatatatgagggtatggatagggccaaggaggccattaggtccatatatgcaagagatgaggataagtatggccccatttgggagattattgataggagatggcagaaccagcttcacaggcccatccatgcagcagcctattacCTCAATCCGGCATTTCGATTCCGTGATGACTTCAAGGTAGATGAGGAGTTTCTTAGTGGCCTGTATACAGTGGTTCAAAAGTTGTGTACTGATGGCACAGCCTCAAGTACAACGCTCCAGCTGGATAAATATAATAATCGAGAAGGGGCAATCTTCTCAAGCAGCATGTGCATAGAGGCTCGAACACAATTGCAGCCAG atagatggtggcaaatgtttgggccctcaaccccaaaccttcaaaaaattgccatccgtattttgagccagccatgcagcgcttctggatgtgagcgcaatttgtccatgttcgagcacatccactcgaagaggcgtaatagattgtctgtggagaggttgaatgatcttgtttttgttcattacaacctccgtcttaggaccagacagattttggacactgactcctctccgatcacttTAGCGGAGATCGATCCAGAGTCTGAGTGGATCACTGAGTCTACCGATCCCGTCTTCACTGAGGAGGAccatgagtgggttgaccaggcagacagagaggctgaggctgtggctatggcagaggaggaggatagagcacgatccgaCACAGGCACCTCACGGGTAGAGACTATGGCTTCTCagtcatccaagacctaccttagacgcaTTTGTAGGAGGCAGACAGGCTACTCTGAGGCTGAGGATGAgctagagcctgagccatag